Proteins from a genomic interval of Nematostella vectensis chromosome 12, jaNemVect1.1, whole genome shotgun sequence:
- the LOC5520145 gene encoding uncharacterized protein LOC5520145 has translation MLCAENKDFHPEISHNMKLEGFRRVFSVRPRLRTADVFTQSPWFRSEVLLVFRSLFTFYLMTWWLCNIATNMQNGKLFLSFHYWTLTLTAFYFAIGANLTCIAIIDERDKRRIRRRMMRSTSRDRLEERLEVRNDVIVDGHAGNDGGHVEVERRSAEDRKECSCLFWKRKKEYKVNNPTTCEESTTQDQLKTYHKILWVLYNITADTTVVMVIAYYLGFFEESEFTSLHPLSDYVIGCAFIVVETLICGVPVYLGHALYSVLYITVYVCVSAVYWDVEGRPLYRGLDFVSPSIALLLVCKAIGMGCLAHAGFFILSLLRYLAVTFFCCN, from the exons ATGCTCTGTGCAGAAAACAAAGATTTTCACCCGGAAATATCACACAACATGAAGCTAGAAGGCTTTAGGAGAGTATTCAGCGTGCGCCCACGACTACGAACAGCGGATGTGTTTACTCAATCTCCC TGGTTCCGCTCCGAGGTCCTCCTTGTGTTCCGGTCCCTGTTTACTTTCTATCTGATGACATGGTGGCTGTGCAACATCGCTACCAACATGCAGAACGGCAAACTTTTCCTCTCCTTCCACTACTGGACTCTCACCCTCACAGCCTTCTACTTCGCCATCGGCGCCAACCTGACATGCATCGCCATCATAGATGAACGTGACAAGAGGAGAATCCGCAGACGGATGATGAGGTCAACGTCACGTGATCGCTTGGAAGAAAGGCTTGAGGTCAGAAATGACGTCATAGTTGATGGGCATGCTGGGAACGATGGGGGGCATGTGGAGGTCGAGAGGAGGTCGGCAGAAGATCGCAAAGAATGCTCCTGCTTGTTTTGGAAGAGGAAGAAAG aatacaAAGTTAATAATCCTACTACATGTGAAGAATCAACAACACAAGACCAACTGAAAACATACCACAAAATCCTCTGGGTTCTGTACAATATAACCGCTGACACAACTGTTGTCATGGTGATCGCATACTACCTAGGATTTTTTGAAGAGTCAGAGTTCACATCTCTACACCCTCTTAGTGATTACGTCATTGGATGCGCCTTTATAGTGGTGGAGACCCTGATTTGTGGGGTCCCTGTTTATCTAGGACACGCCTTGTACTCCGTATTGTATATCAcggtgtatgtgtgtgtgagTGCTGTGTACTGGGATGTAGAGGGGAGGCCCCTGTACAGGGGTTTGGATTTTGTTAGCCCTAGCATTGCATTACTGCTTGTGTGTAAGGCAATTGGCATGGGGTGCCTAGCACATGCTGGattctttattttgtctttgttgagatatttagctgttacatttttttgttgtaATTGA